One Amorphoplanes digitatis genomic window carries:
- a CDS encoding lytic transglycosylase domain-containing protein yields the protein MNRLWSRVGIRVASVGLLVAGVIGGVYLGKDQQVQAQNAQVGLIAQADVDDLQLLKERHGQHAAARAYQREAEGEAATKAAAEAKAAAGKARALEKKVIEKKAAEKKAAEDEKDDGGATVPYTGPIPDSCEEYSGNRATGCALMLDEGFAIKEFPCLDKLWKKESGWNHRASNSSSGAYGIPQALPGSKMASEGEDWKTSPKTQILWGLGYIKGRYGSPCGAWGHSQDVGWY from the coding sequence GTGAATCGGCTCTGGAGCCGGGTCGGTATCCGCGTGGCCTCGGTGGGTCTGCTCGTGGCCGGCGTGATCGGCGGGGTCTACCTCGGCAAGGACCAGCAGGTCCAGGCGCAGAACGCCCAGGTGGGCCTGATCGCGCAGGCTGACGTCGACGACCTTCAGCTGCTCAAGGAGCGGCACGGTCAGCACGCCGCCGCACGCGCATACCAGCGGGAGGCCGAGGGCGAGGCCGCCACGAAGGCCGCCGCCGAGGCGAAGGCCGCGGCCGGCAAGGCGCGGGCGCTCGAGAAGAAGGTCATCGAGAAGAAGGCCGCCGAGAAGAAGGCCGCCGAGGACGAGAAGGACGACGGCGGCGCGACGGTGCCCTACACGGGACCGATCCCCGACTCGTGTGAGGAATACAGCGGCAACCGGGCCACCGGCTGCGCCCTCATGCTCGACGAGGGCTTCGCGATCAAGGAATTCCCCTGCCTCGACAAGCTGTGGAAGAAGGAGAGCGGCTGGAACCACCGCGCCTCCAACTCCAGCTCGGGTGCGTACGGGATTCCGCAGGCTCTGCCCGGCAGCAAGATGGCCAGCGAGGGCGAGGACTGGAAGACCAGCCCGAAGACCCAGATCCTGTGGGGACTCGGCTACATCAAGGGCCGCTACGGCTCGCCGTGTGGCGCGTGGGGCCACTCGCAGGACGTCGGCTGGTACTAA
- a CDS encoding S1 family peptidase → MVRKVASWFTLGVLASVLSVNQLPAQAGDVAEPAIDIVGGGKAPDGRFPWMVRLSMGCGGALTAPRVVLTAGHCVTGPGEDTSIEVIAGVTNLKSGRAIKAKSVTVVRPAEFVSETGGDDWALIKLDRKLDLPILEISSGGADETGTQTILGWGNTREGSMQQETKLRFGSVRIVPDGPCAKAYKKIVDLVEDEMICAAAPGVDSCQGDSGGPMVRQLARGKWVQVGIVSWGLGCAREGYPGVYTQVSKFRSDIREAARKLS, encoded by the coding sequence ATGGTCAGGAAAGTCGCCTCGTGGTTCACGCTCGGCGTTCTCGCCTCCGTTCTTTCGGTGAACCAGTTACCGGCACAGGCGGGAGACGTCGCGGAGCCGGCGATTGACATCGTCGGCGGCGGTAAGGCGCCCGATGGGCGATTTCCGTGGATGGTGCGGCTCTCCATGGGCTGCGGCGGGGCGCTGACCGCGCCGCGGGTGGTGCTCACCGCGGGTCACTGCGTCACCGGCCCGGGCGAGGACACCAGCATCGAGGTGATCGCCGGTGTGACCAATCTCAAGTCCGGCCGCGCGATCAAGGCGAAGTCGGTCACGGTGGTCCGCCCGGCGGAGTTCGTCTCCGAGACCGGCGGCGACGACTGGGCCCTGATCAAGCTGGACCGCAAGCTCGACCTGCCGATCCTGGAGATCAGCTCCGGCGGCGCCGACGAGACCGGCACGCAGACCATCCTCGGCTGGGGAAACACCCGCGAGGGCTCCATGCAGCAGGAGACCAAGCTCCGGTTCGGCTCCGTGCGGATCGTGCCCGACGGGCCCTGCGCCAAGGCGTACAAGAAGATCGTCGACCTGGTCGAGGACGAGATGATCTGTGCCGCCGCCCCGGGCGTCGACAGCTGCCAGGGCGACTCGGGTGGCCCGATGGTGCGGCAGCTCGCCAGGGGCAAGTGGGTGCAGGTCGGCATCGTGAGCTGGGGTCTCGGCTGCGCCCGCGAGGGCTACCCCGGCGTCTACACGCAGGTGTCGAAGTTCCGGTCCGACATCAGGGAAGCCGCCCGGAAGCTGAGTTGA
- a CDS encoding rhomboid family intramembrane serine protease, producing the protein MGYPGEREDQAARFGTEAFFASIGRAFVAMCAVIPVLFLIEVIDVGVGAGRLDVAGGIIPRRLSGLDGVIFSPFLHAGWDHLYGNSIPLILVGTFALAGGVRRFLWSTLVIVLVSGFGVWLIGDPSSVVVGASGVVFGYLGLLFARGFVERSWWNLGVAAFIGLLYWYQLYNVLPTDQPISWQGHLLGLLGGVISAILFRRRRPRPAPALYGPDTTLTDL; encoded by the coding sequence ATGGGTTACCCCGGGGAGCGCGAGGATCAAGCGGCGAGATTCGGCACCGAGGCGTTCTTCGCCTCGATCGGCCGTGCGTTCGTGGCGATGTGCGCCGTCATCCCGGTGCTGTTCCTCATCGAGGTGATCGACGTCGGCGTCGGCGCCGGCCGCCTTGATGTCGCCGGCGGCATCATCCCGCGCCGCCTCAGCGGCCTCGACGGGGTCATCTTCAGCCCGTTCCTGCACGCCGGCTGGGACCACCTGTACGGCAACAGCATCCCGCTGATCCTGGTCGGCACGTTCGCGCTGGCCGGCGGCGTCCGCCGCTTCCTCTGGTCGACGCTGGTGATCGTGCTGGTCAGCGGCTTCGGCGTGTGGCTGATCGGCGACCCGAGCAGCGTCGTCGTCGGCGCCAGCGGGGTCGTCTTCGGCTACCTGGGCCTGCTCTTCGCCCGCGGCTTCGTGGAGCGCAGCTGGTGGAACCTTGGCGTGGCCGCGTTCATCGGGCTGCTCTACTGGTACCAGCTCTACAACGTGCTGCCGACCGATCAGCCGATCTCCTGGCAGGGGCACCTGCTCGGCCTGCTCGGCGGCGTGATCTCGGCGATCCTGTTCCGCCGGCGCCGCCCGCGCCCGGCACCGGCCCTGTACGGCCCGGACACCACCCTCACCGACCTCTGA
- a CDS encoding DMT family transporter, with protein sequence MTQTSTAPAPPGSAVPAGRRVAGVLFALIAGVALAVQSRINGELSIRLGDPIGAAVVSFGSGLLVLAVLVPLLPAGRAGLRRLRDGLRVRQIRPWQCVGGMCGAFLVATQGLTVPTLGVAVFVVALVAGQSSSSLLVDRAGAGPAGPQPVTTPRLAGAVLTVCAVLLAVGDRIGHPSALALAVLPLLAGVGIAWQQAVNGQVRVVSGSAMVAGLVNFAMGTSVLLVALAVSVTLRGFPGRLPSGPWWLYAGGVLGIVFIAVGAAVVRYTGVLLLGLGMIAGQVTGALLLDGIVPGAAGRPGWNTLLGAVLTLVAVGVAVLRGR encoded by the coding sequence GTGACGCAGACCTCGACCGCACCCGCGCCACCCGGATCGGCCGTACCGGCCGGTCGCCGCGTCGCCGGCGTTCTGTTCGCGCTGATCGCGGGGGTCGCACTGGCCGTGCAGTCGAGGATCAACGGCGAACTCTCGATCCGCCTCGGCGACCCGATCGGCGCCGCGGTCGTCTCGTTCGGCTCCGGCCTGCTGGTGCTCGCGGTCCTCGTGCCGCTGCTACCGGCCGGCCGGGCCGGCCTGCGCCGCCTGCGCGACGGTCTGCGGGTACGGCAGATCCGCCCGTGGCAGTGCGTCGGCGGGATGTGCGGCGCCTTCCTGGTCGCCACCCAGGGCCTTACCGTGCCGACGCTGGGCGTTGCCGTCTTCGTGGTGGCGCTGGTCGCGGGCCAGTCCTCGAGCAGCCTGCTGGTGGACCGGGCGGGCGCGGGCCCGGCCGGCCCGCAGCCGGTGACCACGCCGCGGCTGGCCGGCGCGGTCCTGACCGTCTGCGCGGTGCTGCTGGCGGTCGGCGACCGGATCGGGCATCCGAGCGCGCTGGCGCTCGCCGTGCTGCCCCTGCTGGCCGGCGTCGGCATCGCCTGGCAGCAGGCGGTCAACGGCCAGGTGCGGGTCGTCTCGGGCAGCGCGATGGTGGCGGGCCTTGTCAACTTCGCGATGGGCACGTCGGTGCTGCTGGTCGCCCTCGCGGTCTCGGTGACCCTCCGCGGCTTCCCGGGCCGGCTGCCGAGCGGCCCCTGGTGGCTGTACGCCGGCGGCGTCCTTGGCATCGTCTTCATCGCCGTCGGCGCCGCCGTGGTCCGCTACACCGGCGTCCTGCTGCTCGGCCTCGGCATGATCGCGGGCCAGGTCACCGGCGCGCTGCTGCTGGACGGGATCGTGCCGGGCGCGGCCGGCCGGCCGGGCTGGAACACACTGCTCGGCGCCGTGCTCACGCTCGTGGCCGTCGGGGTGGCGGTGCTCAGAGGTCGGTGA
- the glpX gene encoding class II fructose-bisphosphatase, with product MPVSNNPQDLDRNIALDLVRVTEAAAMAAGRWVGRGDKEGGDGAAVDAMRKLINSIQMRGVVVIGEGEKDNAPMLFNGEEVGDGTGPEVDVAVDPVDGTTLMSKGMPGAVAVLAVAERGAMFDPSAVFYMEKIAVGPDCADVIDINAGATENLRRIAKAKHSSVSDVTVCILDRPRHQALVEEVRAAGANIKFISDGDIAGAISAARGSSDVDVLMGIGGTPEGITAACALKCLGGAIQAKLWPLDDSEREKAMAGGHDLDRVLTTDDLVTGDNCFFVATGVTSGDLLKGVRYRAGGAHTQSIVMRSKSGTIRVIDSYHRLEKLAQYSSVDFDGHLPMVRE from the coding sequence ATGCCCGTTTCCAACAACCCGCAGGACCTCGACCGCAACATCGCGCTCGACCTGGTACGCGTGACCGAGGCGGCCGCGATGGCCGCCGGCCGCTGGGTCGGCCGGGGTGACAAGGAGGGCGGCGACGGCGCTGCCGTCGACGCCATGCGCAAGCTCATCAACTCGATCCAGATGCGCGGCGTCGTCGTCATCGGCGAGGGCGAGAAGGACAACGCCCCGATGCTGTTCAACGGCGAGGAGGTCGGCGACGGCACCGGGCCGGAGGTGGACGTGGCGGTCGACCCGGTCGACGGCACGACGCTGATGAGCAAGGGCATGCCGGGCGCGGTCGCCGTGCTGGCGGTCGCCGAGCGCGGCGCGATGTTCGACCCGAGCGCCGTCTTCTACATGGAGAAGATCGCCGTCGGGCCGGACTGCGCCGACGTCATCGACATCAACGCCGGCGCGACGGAGAACCTGCGCCGGATCGCCAAGGCCAAGCACTCGAGCGTCTCGGACGTGACCGTCTGCATCCTGGACCGGCCCCGGCACCAGGCGCTGGTCGAGGAGGTCCGGGCGGCGGGCGCGAACATCAAGTTCATCTCCGACGGCGACATCGCCGGCGCCATCTCGGCGGCCCGTGGCTCCTCCGACGTCGACGTGCTGATGGGCATCGGCGGCACGCCGGAGGGCATCACGGCCGCCTGCGCACTCAAGTGCCTCGGCGGCGCGATCCAGGCGAAGCTCTGGCCGCTTGACGACTCCGAGCGCGAGAAGGCCATGGCCGGCGGGCACGACCTGGACCGCGTGCTGACCACCGACGACCTGGTCACCGGCGACAACTGCTTCTTCGTCGCCACCGGGGTCACCTCCGGCGACCTGCTCAAGGGCGTGCGGTACCGCGCCGGCGGCGCGCACACCCAGTCGATCGTCATGCGCTCCAAGAGCGGCACCATCCGGGTCATCGACTCCTACCACCGGCTGGAGAAGCTGGCGCAGTACTCGTCGGTCGACTTCGACGGGCACCTGCCGATGGTGCGCGAGTGA
- a CDS encoding DUF4245 domain-containing protein produces MTTPDAAAEPITVGKRGGRSPRDMAMSLGILLVPIALLLLFYRLVLDGDRPVSVDAEPTVRQARAAAAFEVVVPQGLGDDWHTVSATFERGKDGATLRIGYVDPDSDPIQLIESSAPTEKLIPVELGDDPEAIGTFRDGGRTWQHYDARPGENALLLLEKGRTIIVVGTTETESLERFAASLDG; encoded by the coding sequence GTGACTACGCCTGATGCCGCCGCGGAACCCATCACCGTCGGAAAGCGTGGTGGGCGCTCACCGCGGGACATGGCGATGTCGCTCGGCATCCTGCTGGTGCCGATCGCGCTGCTGCTGCTCTTCTACCGGCTCGTCCTGGACGGCGACCGGCCGGTGAGCGTCGACGCCGAGCCGACCGTCCGGCAGGCCCGCGCGGCGGCGGCCTTCGAGGTCGTCGTGCCGCAGGGGCTCGGCGACGACTGGCACACGGTGAGCGCGACCTTCGAGCGCGGCAAGGACGGCGCGACGCTGCGGATCGGCTACGTCGATCCGGACTCCGACCCCATCCAGCTCATCGAGAGCAGCGCACCGACGGAGAAGCTGATCCCGGTCGAGCTGGGCGACGACCCCGAGGCGATCGGCACCTTCCGCGACGGCGGGCGCACCTGGCAGCACTACGACGCCCGGCCGGGCGAGAACGCGCTGCTGCTGCTGGAGAAGGGCCGCACCATCATCGTGGTGGGCACCACCGAGACCGAGAGCCTGGAGCGCTTCGCCGCGTCCCTGGACGGCTAA
- a CDS encoding exodeoxyribonuclease VII small subunit has protein sequence MTDEELSYEQARTELATVVERLEQGGSSLEESLALWERGEKLADVCQRRLDGARERIEAARAARDGG, from the coding sequence ATGACGGACGAGGAACTCAGTTACGAGCAGGCCCGCACCGAGCTGGCCACGGTGGTGGAGCGTCTCGAGCAGGGCGGCAGCTCGCTGGAGGAGTCGCTGGCCCTGTGGGAGCGCGGCGAGAAGCTGGCGGACGTCTGCCAGCGCCGGCTGGACGGCGCCCGCGAGCGCATCGAGGCGGCCCGCGCCGCCCGGGACGGCGGTTAG
- the xseA gene encoding exodeoxyribonuclease VII large subunit, with protein MTQPETPPAKSSADEPWPVRVVSQKVSAWIAKLGWVWVDGQVAQISRRPGASVVFLTLRDPAADLSLTVTAHRDVLDAGAPGLVEGARVTLHAKPEFYPARGSLSLRADEIRQVGLGELLARLERLKKLLGAEGLFARERKRRLPFLPQRVGLITGRASAAERDVLMNTRRRWPSVDFRVINVPVQGPTAVPQIIDALKVLDNDDTVDVIVLARGGGSVEDLLPFSDEALCRAVFGCRTPVVSAIGHETDAPLVDYVADARASTPTDAAKRIVPDLAEETNLIQQARRRLDRAVITLVDREAHRLESWRSRPVLARPEALVEQRAAEVAALRDRGIRSLDQRLRRADDDLRHTLARLRGLSPMATLERGYAIVQRADGHVVRAAGEVETGDVLRVRLADGELRAGVRE; from the coding sequence GTGACTCAGCCCGAGACGCCGCCTGCGAAGTCGAGCGCCGACGAGCCGTGGCCCGTCCGGGTCGTGAGCCAGAAGGTCAGCGCGTGGATCGCCAAGCTCGGCTGGGTCTGGGTCGACGGCCAGGTCGCGCAGATCAGCCGCCGCCCCGGCGCCAGCGTGGTCTTCCTGACGCTGCGCGACCCGGCGGCCGACCTCAGCCTCACCGTGACCGCCCATCGCGACGTGCTCGACGCCGGCGCGCCCGGGCTGGTCGAGGGCGCCAGGGTCACGCTGCACGCCAAGCCCGAGTTCTATCCGGCGCGCGGCTCGCTGAGCCTGCGTGCCGACGAGATCCGCCAGGTCGGCCTCGGTGAGTTGCTGGCCCGCCTCGAGCGGCTGAAGAAGCTGCTCGGCGCCGAGGGTCTCTTCGCCCGCGAGCGCAAGCGGCGGCTGCCGTTCCTGCCGCAGCGGGTCGGGCTGATCACCGGGCGGGCCTCGGCGGCCGAGCGGGACGTGCTGATGAACACCCGGCGCCGCTGGCCGTCCGTGGACTTCCGGGTGATCAACGTGCCCGTGCAGGGTCCGACCGCGGTGCCGCAGATCATCGACGCGCTGAAGGTGCTCGACAACGACGACACCGTCGACGTGATCGTGCTCGCCCGCGGCGGCGGCAGCGTCGAGGACCTGCTGCCCTTCTCCGACGAGGCGCTGTGCCGGGCGGTGTTCGGCTGCCGTACGCCGGTGGTCAGCGCGATCGGACACGAGACGGACGCGCCGCTCGTCGACTACGTGGCCGACGCGCGCGCCTCGACGCCCACCGACGCGGCCAAGCGCATCGTGCCGGACCTGGCCGAGGAGACGAACCTGATCCAGCAGGCGCGGCGGCGGCTGGACCGCGCGGTGATCACCCTGGTGGACCGCGAGGCGCACCGCCTGGAGTCCTGGCGCTCGCGCCCGGTGCTGGCCCGCCCGGAGGCGCTCGTCGAGCAGCGGGCGGCCGAGGTGGCCGCCCTGCGCGACCGCGGGATCCGCAGCCTGGACCAGCGGCTGCGCCGCGCCGACGACGACCTGCGGCACACCCTGGCCCGGCTGCGAGGGCTGTCGCCGATGGCGACCCTGGAGCGGGGGTACGCGATCGTGCAGCGCGCGGACGGCCACGTGGTCCGCGCGGCAGGCGAGGTGGAGACCGGCGACGTTCTCCGGGTACGGCTGGCCGACGGTGAGCTTCGAGCGGGAGTGCGGGAATGA
- a CDS encoding 4-hydroxy-3-methylbut-2-enyl diphosphate reductase: protein MTADSTSPVRKRVLLAKPRGYCAGVDRAVQTVEEALKLYGAPVYVRKQIVHNKHVVTTLEARGAIFVEENEEVPEGSTVVFSAHGVAPEVHEQARERNLKAIDATCPLVTKVHHEAKRFAAEDYDILLIGHEGHEEVIGTAGEAPAHIQLVDGPEDVENVVVRDPAKVVWLSQTTLSVDETMETVARLKTRLPLLQSPPSDDICYATSNRQHVIKEIAPECDVVIVVGSTNSSNSVRLVEVALGAGARAGHLVDYASEIKDEWLEGATTVGVSSGASVPDDLVMEVLAHLAERGFGEVTEFTTAEERLTFSLPQELRRDMKAAAAARG, encoded by the coding sequence GTGACCGCCGACTCGACCAGCCCAGTTCGCAAGCGTGTGCTCCTCGCCAAGCCGCGGGGCTACTGCGCCGGCGTCGACCGCGCCGTGCAGACCGTCGAGGAGGCGCTCAAGCTCTACGGCGCCCCGGTCTACGTGCGCAAGCAGATCGTGCACAACAAGCACGTGGTCACCACGCTCGAGGCCCGCGGCGCGATCTTCGTGGAGGAGAACGAGGAGGTGCCGGAGGGCTCCACCGTCGTCTTCTCGGCGCACGGCGTCGCGCCGGAGGTGCACGAGCAGGCCCGCGAGCGCAACCTCAAGGCGATCGACGCGACCTGCCCGCTGGTCACCAAGGTGCACCACGAGGCGAAGCGGTTCGCCGCCGAGGACTACGACATCCTGCTCATCGGGCACGAGGGGCACGAAGAGGTCATCGGCACGGCGGGCGAGGCCCCGGCGCACATCCAGCTTGTCGACGGGCCCGAGGACGTGGAGAACGTCGTCGTCCGCGACCCGGCAAAGGTGGTCTGGCTGTCACAGACCACGCTGTCGGTTGACGAGACAATGGAGACCGTCGCCCGGCTCAAGACGCGGCTACCGCTGCTCCAGTCGCCGCCCAGCGACGACATCTGCTACGCCACGTCGAACCGCCAGCACGTGATCAAGGAGATCGCCCCGGAGTGCGACGTGGTGATCGTCGTGGGCTCTACCAACTCCTCCAACTCGGTGCGCCTGGTCGAGGTGGCGCTCGGCGCGGGTGCGCGGGCCGGCCACCTGGTCGACTACGCCTCCGAGATCAAGGACGAGTGGCTGGAGGGCGCGACGACCGTCGGCGTCAGCTCCGGCGCCAGCGTCCCCGACGACCTGGTCATGGAGGTGCTCGCCCACCTCGCGGAGCGGGGCTTCGGCGAGGTCACCGAGTTCACCACCGCCGAGGAGCGGCTGACCTTCTCGCTGCCGCAGGAGCTGCGCCGCGACATGAAGGCCGCCGCGGCCGCCCGGGGCTAA